The Primulina huaijiensis isolate GDHJ02 chromosome 6, ASM1229523v2, whole genome shotgun sequence genomic sequence CAAAACCTGTGAATTCCAAATTGATCGACGCAAAGTTGAGCTCTACGCAGCTCATTCACGTATGAAACCAATAAACTTGAAGCTAGGAAAAGACACAACTAAGACATTGTGGCGAACTGGGCTAAAAAACCTGAAATTCAACTCACGATTCTTCGTATCATGACAGCTGCAATCGAGTTGAACTCATTCCAGCTTCCTCCCTCTGCTTCTCCAGACTCCCACAACCAACAGCAGAAACAATGAGCATTGACAAGTTTTCGCCAGTACTTGATTTCCTTTATGAATTTGTATTAATGTTAGGCCTTCAAAAGTGCATTTAATCTAACAATACATTGACTTTAAAGTACTCGAGACAAtagaaaaatctcaaaagttCCTTCAGATTATCACCTGTTAATGGAATAAGAGAGGAGTTCCAACTTGATGAGTTAAACTTGTTGGAGAGAATCAGGGGAAGCAGAGGATGGATTGTTAGAGTAGCCAATTTCCTTCTCTTGATTACCTTGAATTAATGCAGGAATGCGGAACTCTGGGAATCCACCTACTCCAGAGGTGAATCCAATGCTGGACATTGATGATGGATACACAGGCCTAACTGCTGGATGCTGAAGTTGCGGCTGTTTGTTATTATCAGCACCTGCAATTGGAATTACGGATGGATCCATCCAAGCACTATCCGAAGGAGTGTTTCTGGACTGAAGGGTTCCCCTTTGTGAAACAAACTGGAGTTGGCCTAATAGCTGCTGCGACCCTGGTGGTGTATTGAACATGTATCCTGCAGCTGCGGCTGCTCCACCTCTCCCACTGACGGAGTCTCCACCTGGATTCAAAGCTCTTAGACTCAGCGACTGGGTAAGTTCAGCTGCCTGCTGATGGTGCTTTTGCCAGGCATCAAAGCCCAGTGGAGTGCCGCCAAGGAAAACTTGGGCCTGAGAATGAACTTGATGAGGATGGTGAGTGGGGTTCTGATGCTGCCGGCTCTGGGGGTGGTGAATAAGAATTGGATCATGGACTGAACGCAAGGAGAGTCTCAAATCTTGGCTGTGTGTACTAATTCTTGAGAAAATTTCAGGAGCTGGGAAGCTCGGAAACTGCATAGATGAGGAGATTGTCTCTGCTGAAGCACCCATTGGGAAGAAAGACATGCTAGTATCCAAAGATGGAGGTAAAAAGCTTGCATTTTGAACATTATGATTCACAATATCGTCACTTTCCAGCATTGAAATTGGCCCTTTAGGCGAAGGCCCTGAAACATCGGTAATTATCGAATCAGCTTGGTGAATGCTATGCTGTTCCTGTTGCCCTTCTTGAAGCTGTTTCTGGGCCGCCTCCTCCTCAAAACTCGTCTTCGCAGCAGAAATTCCAGAGTGAGTTTTCCACGCTGGAAGCTCCGCAAGATCATCAATGGCGGCCTTTGCTTTCTTGATGAGCCAATCCACCGCCTTACTGGGACGGTCATAGCCAAGTCGATCTTGGACGTCGTAGAACTGAATGGCCGTGTGTGCAGCAAGGCGCACACGGCGATCCCTTGGACCTTTGGCAGTGCACACTTTACTGTGGCGGTCTTTTCTTCCGGTGGACCTAATAATGTGGCCGCCTTCTACCTCCACTATCTCTCCGCCGCCGGCACTTCTCTCCCCCGCTAATCTTGATACAGATGATGGTAGCGGGAGGTTGCAATGTTTACTGCTCTCTCTCATTTTTTCCGCCAATCTTGCATGTTCAGCAGTGGACGCAAGAGATGAAGATAGAGGGAAATATTAAGCTTTCTCAATTCAGCTAATCGATCTTTCCTTTCTGCCAAATCTGAACATCCCCTCCAACCTTCTAATCTACACTCCAAAACCATACAGGAGAGCAACAATACAAAACTTTTTTGGCCTACCCCATTACTTACATTTCTCACTTTTGCACGCCTTTTGATGAGTAGGCCAATATTTGACAAGGCTTGATCAAGAAACCTTGCGGTGGTTTCTTGAAATTCAGTCCTTGGTTTTTTTCCTTATCCAGTAAGACGTCTCTCAACACTGACTCGATTCTTCCCTCTATCCTTCTGTATGAGAGGCCTTGAGAGCAGTAGTAATGTTGGCAGTGTTCGGGTCAGAAAGCTGAAGTAAGATATATGTAACGTAAAACAAGACTCTGCCTACTTTAATAAAACATATTCAATTAATAAACATATTGTATTAAAACTTCAAATATAACATAGACTCGACCATGAAATATTCttatttcatgttttaaatttttgccCAAAAGCCCCCTATGGAACGCAAGAACAAAATCTATGGTTTATTCGTTTATAAATCATAACTCAAACTCTTTAATAAGAGCGTAAATTCATGTAAGAAATCTTGttctcaaataataaaaaaaaaaactatataatatcaaaatatatcaaTATTCTAAAATCCAATTGGTATTTATGATTACTTGCTTGAGGAGACAAATAATTCTGGAGGCACGCATGCAAATATAGTTTAAATGGCACATGTACTATCAATCTCTGTTGTGGGATTAATGTCAAAATTAGTCCCTCCATCTATCATTAGTAAACCCTTCAATTCCTTCACTTCGGTTCCTTGTATTGTTTCTccaaattcaactcttttttcccaaaaaaaaaatgctaTAAATTTCAATCTCATTGGATTATAATTATCTATatagaaaaagaaagatatatGTTGATTGGTTGTTTCACCACTTAATGGAGAAAGTGACTGACTGGTTTATTTATgtggttataaaaaaaaatgttgtggTCATATAACTTGTTaatgtttattttaatatagtaatttgatttttttagttttgGTCATTTTTTATGCCTAAAATTACTAAATCTATCAAATATGATTTCTTTGATACTGATTCTGTCATACGCGACACATGTGACTATAATTAAACTCATATTAGTCAAATTAAAATTAAcctaacaaaaaataaagagaaaatatAGCAAAACGACTCTCAAATACTTCAATATTTGAGGAAAAAAGAgtcattttcatttatttttgtttatgcaTATTTTAATATGTGTAATACAAGCTTCTATTCTAATCACACGAGTCACGTAGGAGATTATTGATGacaaataaacaatttttagttgatttaatggtttaaaaaaataatctgtATGAAAATTAAACTTTAATAATTTACGTAACTAAAACCAAATAACATGTCAATTTACAgtattaaaattacaaatttccGTGACATGGAAGCAAATGTTGTGCCAATTGCACGTTCTCGGAGTTACACCACCAAAGAAAAATTCatcataatattataattgaattcaaatttacaaaaatatttttaaatatcaaatagaCTAACTATAGCAATACAAATGGGAAGATCTGAGAATAGAAaccttatatattttaaatcttaacatcaactattttttttaattaatttttaactaAAGGGAGAAAATATCCTATAAATCCTGCTCAATGCCAAAATGATAGAAAATATTGCTAGATTATTATAGATTTATTGTAACAATGAGACAATATACAAATCTTAAATACTTACAGTACTTATTTACACTTTAATCACACAAAGTACAATTGATTTTTAATGATGTCATTAttggatgaatttgaaatcttttCCTAATTAACATAAAACACTATATAAACATCCAAATTACATTGATTTGAAGTTCATGGTCTTGCTTATCTAAAACAACAAATATACATtagaatatatttgaaattcatggatttgaaatctatcTATCCAAGTGCATCCTTATGGTTCTTTCATaagttatttgatttatttgttatttttcacaaatataaaagaaaatatatataatatttaaatatggttgtattttttttgttaatatcaCAAATTTGTAGATGTGAtttgtggggccccgggtccgatatctaatactaataattataattgtaacaaaccaaatgatcgagtaaaatatataatttgtggttcacaaatccacataaacatcatcaaaataatttaattgtctcaaatgtttgaaatataattttcaacatgccaaaataaagaaatcccaacatcataaaatagctcctaagacccgagaatcccactctaactcgtatctcctcgccttgagctggactctggcatcccaagcctcgcctcacctaccgtcaagcacatgaaaacaagaggtaccggacatgccggtgagtataaacccagtatgatacaatcaataacatatgagaattaaagtgacaaatatttcatattaaattcataaagatgcaatataatgcaatgcatgatcagaagctgtgggctatcaataaatcagaagatcaagtgaatcatctggtcatagggtacccaaggaaagagaatccccgagcaacatccaccgactcatccgctcgaggtgaggtgctgtgttctacaatcccaggactatggtgcgcatatagagagtgttcaggccagagcagcgacctccgcatacactatgccaactcaactatagccccatacgtccaacaactcaataaatcaaggcgacctccgccatatcaaatctgaatcaacaagtggctcaatatgcaatgtaatgatgcaaatcaatatcatcatttcgatattataataaactcatctcaaggccacaatcatcgtcaaatcacaagtaattcatcgagccatagaattttcaatttaaaataaaaatgatacttttacctcgtatgttaccgaccgtaacatacctttcaaatattaccaaaagaagatagaaatgtgtaggtgagaagtcttgaaccttcgaagtctagtataactcaagaactcggatcatttatcaaacagagcaatttctgtacaaaattcatagttacttcaataatgcttcgaatcaagatccgtaaatttcttaaccgcaatatgccataaaaacatttattgaatcattttatcaaacacatgccatgcgtgctaaagagttaaatcctttactttgtcattggcttcaattctattttaaaattcaaaccaacacaatttcaacatctccaacatctcaatat encodes the following:
- the LOC140978690 gene encoding transcription factor TCP4-like, coding for MRESSKHCNLPLPSSVSRLAGERSAGGGEIVEVEGGHIIRSTGRKDRHSKVCTAKGPRDRRVRLAAHTAIQFYDVQDRLGYDRPSKAVDWLIKKAKAAIDDLAELPAWKTHSGISAAKTSFEEEAAQKQLQEGQQEQHSIHQADSIITDVSGPSPKGPISMLESDDIVNHNVQNASFLPPSLDTSMSFFPMGASAETISSSMQFPSFPAPEIFSRISTHSQDLRLSLRSVHDPILIHHPQSRQHQNPTHHPHQVHSQAQVFLGGTPLGFDAWQKHHQQAAELTQSLSLRALNPGGDSVSGRGGAAAAAGYMFNTPPGSQQLLGQLQFVSQRGTLQSRNTPSDSAWMDPSVIPIAGADNNKQPQLQHPAVRPVYPSSMSSIGFTSGVGGFPEFRIPALIQGNQEKEIGYSNNPSSASPDSLQQV